The DNA sequence tctcacttatggatgcgatgcgacgcaccaaggtcgccgTGCGGTGCGGTGCGtcgcgatagtgtgttaccactttaaaactaaaattggtGATTCAATTGGAGATCGACACCAATTtcttttctgatcaaatcggtcgatttgatcatcccgtcttgactctacttaaaataaaaaaagcggccaagtgcgagtcggactcgcccatgaagggttccgtatttaggcgatttaagacgtaaaaaaaactacttactagatctcgttcaaaccaattttcggtggaagtttacatggtaatgtacatcatatattttttttagttttatcattctcttattttagaagttacaggggggggacacacattttaccactttggaagtgtctctcgcgtaaactattcagtttagaaaaaaatgatattagaaacctcaatatcatttttgaagacctatccatagataccccacacgtatgggtttgatgaaaaaaaaatttttgagttttagttcgaatcgaagtatggggaaccccaaaaatttattgttttttttctatttttgtgtgaaaatcttaatgcggttcacagaatacatctacttaccaagtttcaacagtatagttcttatagtttcggagaaaagtggctgtgacatacggacggacagacagacggacagacggacagacggacagacagacagacagacagacatgacgaatctataagggttccgttttttgccatttggctacggaaccctaaaaatgaatctGTCATCTGACAGTAGATAAACAAAGCCTGACCAGATCATGaactagtattaaactggattgggcatgagtggtgaggataactgacagaacgggatagtcttatgtatctttcagtaggagtagcagcgaaagcgctattattgtttgtccttgtcatagtctcactttttttttattccccaccataaattagtatggattatgggagcaacaaataaattcgaccaatcatagcgtcgcattgcgtatgttttgtccctcacggaggcacgcgtaaaccacttctataggatgctaccttctgtGGTCCAGATGGAGGAAAAAAAAAAGTAGACAACCTAAACAACAGACAACAGTCACAcatacaaagaatttattttaccttgttttacttataataataagctGTAAAATGCTAAATAAAGTACTATTATCTACTGATGTCACCTTAGTTTGCGTTCAACATGCACTGTCTACAGAAAAAGAAGAAATAATGGGACTATTAATTGGAGAGGTACACAAAGGCTACAGACCCGATTTTCTAATTATATTGGGGTTCTAATGTTACACCACTAATAAATCAAAATCCATATTTCAGGTTCACGACAATGGTTCGCTAGTGTCAATAGTATCATCGGTTATTTTACGGCGGTTGGATAAGAAGCCCGACCGTGTCGAGATCTCGGAGGAGCAGCTAGTGCAGGCTACGTTGAGAGCCGAAGAGCTCGCAGCGGAAGTCGGCCGACCATTAAGGGTAGTAGGCTGGTACCACTCCCATCCACATATTACTGTATGGCCTTCACATGTTGGTAAgaaattcattaaaaataactggACCCTATGTAGACAGAGGTGTTGTTGCATGCAAACAATGTCTTAtttaatcattatttattatcacAGATATTCTGTTTCTTCTGGTATTTAAAGTAATGCAAAACCATGTGACACCATTTGACTTGGTAGAGATAATATTATAACACAAAACACCAATTTAACTAATCATGTAAGCTATTGATTGGCTGTACAACTACATGGTtttgtttgtttaaattttgttaAATACCTTAAAAACAGACTAAACGTTTTTTGAAgttattgataatattataaattatttaatctaagtaataaaattatgtcATAGCTTTCTGTGTTTACAGATCTTGCAACACAATCAATGTATCAAAGGATGGACGCCAGTTTTGTTGGGATCATATTTGCTGCATTCCTTACAGATCAAAGTACCAAAGCTCCATCTGTTAGTATAccatgattattttattttatataaatatatactatGAAAGTCTGGTTTATCTGTTCCTTTTCTATTGCAGATACAAATTACTTGTTTTCAATCTGTAACTGATGGCTCAACCCAAAGCAGAAGAGAAATTGAAATGGAAGTTGTGAACAACAATGACTCTCTCATGACAAACAATTTTGAGgtaaatgatgatgatacttAATGATGAAGTATATTCTTctaatttttttgaatatatgtatgtgaaaATTCTCTGATAATAACTTTTATATGTAATCCATTTCAGATATTAACGCAACTACCTGCAATTCTTAAAGAAGAAGAGGATGAGGCCTACCAGAATGAAGTTGGCCATAGTGAATCAGATGATATTATTATCAAACAACATAATACGGCTGTGAGGACAATAGCCATAGGGCATATTGTAGAAAAGGTGATTATGTTTaacatctttttttatttgctgccTGTATCACAACACAAGTTCCTTGAGATTGTGATTGTATTAGACATCATTCCTCATTATAAATATCCAGGCACTAATGGGTGGTCTGAGGTaaactcataaaaatattttgcatcTTGTTTCAGATGTCTCGGCCAATGCTAGAGGCACTGGTTGCTCGGAATGCTCTTAATGCTGTGAGATTAAAAGCTCTGAAAAAACAGCACCAAGAACTAATGTCCAGATTGGAGAACACGTCATGCAATGTTTAAATACTATAagacataaataaatacgacTATATGATTAGTAAGTTGTTTAATTTAAGTCACTGATATTGTTTAACTTTATGATATGTCCTTAATTTAAGTCACTCTTATCAATCATTTCAAAGCCATCTGAAGAGTCTGCACTAGACATGCGCTTCATTTTATGTTCTTCCTGAGATGCATACACCATATTGGAGACAGCTCCTGCGAAGTTGAAGAAAGCATTGTAAGCTGCACCACTCCAGGTCCCAGATGGTGGAACTTCTTCTAATGTAGAAGGAAGTTGTTTCTGCTGAACTGTAAGTAAACATATCATTAAAGTGATAAGCTCTTCCAAGGATTGCCTAATAGGCatactatattatgtttatttgtgGTACTGTTAAATAGAAACAGTTAATATGAGATCagcttttcaatttaatttataatataattatggatTATGTTCTGACTTACCTAATGGTATATACTCGTCTTCACTGGAATCTGTTATGTCCACTTCTTTTTGAAATTCCtgcattttttctactgacatatTGGTAACAAGAGAACTGCTATGGTCAGAACTGTCACTGTCTTCCATAGGGACATCTTCTGGCTTCCAATAGTCtgcaatttaattttatgcATTAAACATggttattttagtaattttattaatattagggCAGGATAACAACCTAGGCTTTGCTTCTCATCAACAACATGTTTCGTCTCAGGCTCTAGTGACAGTATCTTGATGTCTCCCTCAGTGATTTCTGGAATAAGACCTTCTAATTCACCATCTGATTctgcaacaaaaaaatatttatatgaagaaaatattaactataaATGATAAGCTCATAAACATTTAATAGTAAACCATGTTTTGAATTGAGTTGGGATAAGGTAGGTATGTCgttcttaacacattcagtgccgaaaacccgactattgtGTAACCTATTACAATTTTGTTCTCAAGCCGGACGACCTGATAGTCGGGTTTGTGGTACAAaaagcaacactcttaactgtacattggtggaccttattacaaaaggcataaggtccacggatgtacagttaacagtgtgggcgatggtagtacagttatacattttttttttttctctttttatctgcaatcggctgttttagccataatcagatgttATGTCTTTTTTGAGGGTTTTGAGAGGTATTAATTAAATACTCTCTCTTGACTTTGATAGTATTTATCTTCTAGTGCCACTTAGTGCCTTTGGTCTAGTC is a window from the Cydia amplana chromosome 6, ilCydAmpl1.1, whole genome shotgun sequence genome containing:
- the LOC134648846 gene encoding lys-63-specific deubiquitinase BRCC36-like, producing MLNKVLLSTDVTLVCVQHALSTEKEEIMGLLIGEVHDNGSLVSIVSSVILRRLDKKPDRVEISEEQLVQATLRAEELAAEVGRPLRVVGWYHSHPHITVWPSHVDLATQSMYQRMDASFVGIIFAAFLTDQSTKAPSIQITCFQSVTDGSTQSRREIEMEVVNNNDSLMTNNFEILTQLPAILKEEEDEAYQNEVGHSESDDIIIKQHNTAVRTIAIGHIVEKMSRPMLEALVARNALNAVRLKALKKQHQELMSRLENTSCNV